Part of the Apilactobacillus apisilvae genome is shown below.
TTAGCACCAACAATACATTTTACATTAGTATCAGGATCAACATGAAGTAAATCAGGTTCTTCAATTGCTTTATATACATCCAAGATACTGATTTCTTTAGCTGATCGGCCTAACTTAATATTAACTTTTCCTTGACTACTTTTTAGTAAATTAGCTTTACTTAAGTTAGCCATTAATCGACGAACTAAGCTAGGATTAGACTCAATACTACCAGCAATTGCACGACTGGATAAATCATTATCGATGCTATCTGATATAGATACATAAGTTAGAATATGAATGGCATCACTTAGTTTATGCGAATATTTCACTTTATCACCATTTATATATTATTGTAAAATCTTTTTAAGCGCATCTTCAATTGGAGTTAATTCATGACCTAATACTTCTTGCAAATCGTTAGTATCTTCTTTAAGAGCACCATCTTTGATTAATCTTTGGATTGCGGTTAAAGCATTAGTAACAGCGTCCGGCATTCCAGCTTGTTTAAAACCTTCTTTATATTCTTCTAAACTAACTGATTTTACATCAAATTCATTATTAGAAACTTCTTTTAGTGCATCCGATAATTCTTTGTAATTACGACTTTGACCAGAAAATTCATAAATTTCCTTAGGATTATCTTTTGTTAAGACATTAATAGCACCTTGAGCATATTCTTCTTCTAGTGCCCAACCAACTTTGCCATTATCGGCAGCATATACAAAAGTATTGCCATTATCGGCAGCTTTTAATGTAGCGATTTCATTTTCTAGATACCAGTTATTACGTAAGAATGAACGGTCGATTCCTTGTTCTTTAATGTATATCTCTGTGGCCTTATGATCATTAGCTAGGAAGTTATCGGCTTTGTCAGCATGTGGAAAACTAGTATATGCAATGTACTTAACACCACTAGCTTTAGCTGCATCCACAACATTTTTATGTTGTTGTAAACGAGAAACTTCACCACCGGGTTGTGATGAGATAAATAATAATTTGTCGACATCTTTTAAGGATTTTTGTAATTCGTCTTTATTAGTATAATCACCAGGACGAACTTCAATATCTTCAGGTAATTGTTCACTAGCTTTTTCAACATTTCTGGCTAAAGCAACAATATTTTTATGATCCACAACTTTCATTAAATTATTGATTGCATATTTACCGAATTTACCAGTAACCATTGTGATTGCGTATTTCATGATTAAAGTCTCCTCTTAAACTGTTATTTTTTAATTAACATGTTATAAATAAAGTAACAGGCGGATTGAAAAAATGCAAACAAAAAGAATGCTAACAAGCATTCTAAATTAGTTACGAGCATTAAATTGTCCATCAAATGTTGAATTATCATTACTTTTAATCAGGTTAATCATTCTTTGTTTCGTTAATAGATAGTCTTCACGAAGCCATTCCTGCATTGAAAATGCGTCAATGATCCACCAAATAAAGATGGCTCCTAAGATAGGGAAACCTATTATTATAAAAGCTAATAACCATCCTATTACATCTAAAACTAGCATTAAAACAGCATAATTACGATGTAAATAAAAGCGATGGGCACCTAAATTACCTAAAAACCACCATAGAATCCAAGCTACAATTGGATTAGCTTTGCTAACGTTAGTTTGATTTTCAACCATTTGTTGTTGTTCTGGATTAAGTCTTTGTTCTTCCTTCATTAATTCGGCTTCTAGTTGATCAAAGTCCACTCTATTCATAATATCACCTCTTTAAAAATTATTAACTAAAAAAATTATAACATAGTTAATAATAAGTTTGATTTTGATGTGATAGTCCATTAACATACTTAATGATACATAATTCTTCTTGAAGGAGGCCTTTTTATGGTCGGAATGTTTGAAGCCTATAAGCTTTTTTTTAAAAACTATGTTAAGTTTACTGGTAAAAGTACACGTGCTGAATATTGGTGGGTACAGTTAATGAATTTCCTAATTTCACTTCTATTGGAAATAATTGGGTTTGCATTATTAATTGCTTTTTTTGCATCCAAAACTCATTCAGGAATGAGTTTAATATTTTATGGATTTGCCGTTATTATGTTAGTAGGTTTATATGGATTATCTACTTTGATTCCAAGTATTTCTTTATTGTTTAGACGTTATCGTGATGCAGGGGTATCGCCATGGTGGTTATTATTAACTTCTTTGGTACCAACAATTATAGCTGTTATTTATAATTTCAAAGATGTCACAAGTACAATTATTGTTTTAATATTTGCCTTAGTTAACATTATTATTACAATTTTACCTAGTAAAAATAAATAAATATTTTAATTGCTTTTATTATAAATGTTAATTATGATCTTACTATATTCTAGGAGGGTTAAATATGGTTGGTTTTTTTGAAGCATATGCATTGTTTTTTAAAAAATACTTTCAATTACATGGTAAAAGTACTCGTTCCGAATATTGGTGGGTATTTTTAATTAATATTATTATTCGCTTTATAATTTCGATAATTATTTTTACTATTTACTCTGCAATTACGGGTGCTGATGATTTATTATTTAGTTTATTTTATGTAATTATAGGACTATGTATTTATCAGTTTCTTATTTTTATTCCAAGCATCAACCTTATTATTAGAAGATATCGTGATACGGGTATTTCAGCATGGTGGTTTGTTTTAACTAATATACTGCCATTTTTGATTACAGTTATTATTACTTTTGAAAATAATTTTGCTAGTTATTTGAGCCCAATTGTTTCATTGCTTTTAATTGCTGATTTTGTTATTAAATTATTACCAAGTAAAAAGTAAAGGAGATAAGTAATTGCGCCATTCATATGCTAGTTTTATAAAAAACACCTTTAACTACAAGGGAAGAACTAACCTCAAAGACTTTTTGTTTACTTATTTATTAAATGTTGGAATTTTAATCCTTACAGTTTTATTAGTTATGGTAAGCCATGGTAACAGAATAATTTTGATTCCTGTTTGGATATTTTTGATATACTTAGTAATAGTAATTCTACCGACTCTATCACTTATGGTTAGAAGATATCGTGATGCTGGAATCAATGGATATTATTTCTTACTAATATTTTCTTTATTAGTTATTATTTCTGTTTTTGCAGATCATTTGAGTATATTATCATTTTTAAGAAAAGTATTGGCACTTATAAACTTTGCAATTTTATTGTCACCAACTAAAAAGAGCTAACGATTAATCGTTAGCTCTTTTATTATTTATTAAAGTTATTTTTTAAGATTCCCATGAAGTAACAATCACGAAAATCACCATCAGCAAAGTATTGATCTTTTAAAGTACCTTCAATATTGAAGCCCATTTTTTTATAAACATTAACTGCAGGTGCATTTTCTACATCAACATTTAAATAAATTTTGTGTAGATTTAAAGTATTGAAACCATATTCCATACATGCTTTGAAAGCTTTTTGAGCCAATTTTAAGCCACGAAATTCACTATCAATAATAATCTGAATTTCAGCATTTTGAGATATTAAATCAATATCTACCAATTCAATGATTCCAGCAAATTTTTCATCGTGGGTTATAGCGAAACTACGCGAACTATTATCATCTAAATCATGATTAAATTTTGCTTGTAGTTTTTCCATTGGTAAATATGGTTCTGCAAACCAGAATTTCATATTAAATGGATTATTAAATAATTTATGAACTTTTTTTAAATCTTTGCTTTCAATTGCTCTAAGTTTAAATGACATATGATTAACCTCCAAAATACTTAATGAATTAATTATATTTTATTATTTGTAAAGATACTATTAAAAATATTTATCCTTTTTTACTAAAATAACTAAATAATAGTTGTTTAAGTCATTATGATTACCTATATGAAGGGGACTTTTAACTGCTGAAATTCCCATGTGTGTTTGGACATTGCTACTTAGCATATCGCGATTTTGCCATCCATTATTTTGATCAAAGTAAACTAAATCTTTAAATGCCAAATAACTAAAAGAAGATGGCATATAAGTTTCCTTATTATTCGCATAGTAAATTATTTGATTGTTATTATTTTTGGGTAGAAAATTATTATCAACATTCTGAGCAATTTGATTTGCTTGATATGTTAAATGATGGCTAAATTTAATTTTTGCAAGTCCTTTATTTTTTCGATAGACATTAATTAATTTTCTAAAAGTTGTTGATGCCCTAAAAGAAAATGTTTTATTTTTATCTATATTAATGGCATTATGCCAAATACAACCGATAAATCTTTTATGCTGATAAATTGCTTGATAAATTTTATACTTACCATTTATTTTCACATGAAAAGTTTTTCCAGTAAGAACTTTTTGATAATTATAAATATTGGCAGGTTGAAGAACTTTTTTAAAATCTTTTGTATAAACATTTTCGTTATTATCAGCATAAATAGTTGCAATACTATTCTTATTTTCATTAGTTATTTTATTAATTTTAATAGGATTAGTGCTTGCGTGTACATCACAATTACTTATTATAGATACCATTGCAAATGTAGATAGTAGCATTAAAGCAGTGATTATTTTTTTCATTACGAGGCCTTCTTAACAATAAATTATGCTTTTATTATATACCAATATTGATATTACTAAAATTTATAAACTATTTTTTTTATTAAAAAAGCGCTTTATAAAAATCAGAGGTTCACTTCATGATCGCAATGATTCCGGTGTTCGTGACATTGATGAAAGAATTATTCGTCGAATTAATTTTGCCAAAACGATGCGAGCTGCTGGGATGAGCATTGAGTCATTATTGAAATATATTCAATTATTTGATTCGCAAGAAGATAATCTTGAACAACAAAAAGATTTACTAAAACAACAAGTTGAAATTATGAGAGAAAAACGTGATGATATTCAATATGCAATTGATCATTTGGAATTTAAAATTGAACATTTTGATGATCATATGTTTAAAAGTGAAGAGAAATTAAAAAAATTAGAAAAAAATAATATGTAAAGATACTTAAATTGCAATTGTTGATTGGTTAAATTATATTTTATATAGAGAACAAAATGATTGGGGAAAATCGTGATGGATAATCAAATTAATAATTTATTTACTGATTTTAACCATGCACGTTATTACTTCGGTCATTTAAGTGGCATTCCGAAAATTTTAAGTTGATTTAAATTATATAAAATGGTCACTTTTAGTGACGTTAATTTGAGGAATGTATAATTATGAAAGTTTCAACTTTTAAATTTAATTTAATTAATATTTTGACTTTTTTGATGATTATAATTATGGCTGTGGCATATAAAAAGGGAATTTTTTTAAATATATTTCTATCAATGATCGTATTAATTCTTTTTATAGCTCAGTTATATGTTAAGCCTTCAAAATGTTATGCTGATTTAACTATTAATGAGAAACATTATTACATTATTTTCTATACAATAATATTAATAATTTATTTGATTTTTATTTTAATATAATTATTTAGCGTTATACTGTTGTTATTAATTGAATAAGAAGGTAATCTATTTGCGTATTAATGTTTTACAACATACTCCGAACGAAGGCCCTGGGGCTATTAGAGCATGGGCTGAAGATCATGACCATGATATGTATATTTATCATCCTGCTTTTTTTAATAAGTTACCAACGATTGATGAAACTGATATGTTAGTTATTTTAGGTGGCCCGATGAGTGCTAATGATGATATTGATTGGGTTAAAAAAGAACGCCAATTAATTCATCAAGCAATTGCTAAAAACATTCCAATTTATGGTGCTTGTTTTGGTTCGCAACAAATTGCCAAAGCTTTAGGTTATCGGATATCAGCATCACCAGTTAAAGAAGTGGGCTGGGCACCAGTTTACACACAGACTGATGTAATTGCTGGATTACCTAAAAAGATGACAGCCTTACATTGGCATGGTGAAATGTTTGAAGTACCAAATCAATCACAATTACTTTTTTCTAGTGATTTAATGAAGAATCAAGGTTTTGTGATGAACCATCGAATTATTGGACTTCAATTTCATTTTGAACCAATGCAAACAGATTTAAGGGAAATTGTTATCAATGATGGTGATTATGCTTGTGATAATGCTTTAAATCAGACAGCTGGTGATATTATTAATCATCCAGTTCCCAAAGAAAATAAAAAAATTATGTATCAATTATTGGATTATATTATATCGAAATAATAAAAAACTATCTATTGAAGTGAACCCCTAAAGTGAAACAACACTTTAGGGGTTTTTGTATGACAAAATTTAGTTTTGAGTTAAAGAAAAAAATAGTTAAAGAATATTTTTCAGCAGGAATTGGTTCTACTAGTCTTGCTAAAAAATATAATATTAAAAGCAGAACAACTATTTTAAATTGGATTCATATGTATAATGCCTTCGGCATTAAAGGATTAATTGTCAGGCACCCAATCAAAGTATATTCTGGATATTATAAACGAAAAGTGCTGCATTGGATGCACACTAACCACAGTTCGTATCCAGAAACAGCACTTTTCTTCAACATATCAGCCCCAAGTACCATCTTTGCTTGGGAGCGAAGATTGGAGACTAAAGGCCTAACTGGATTATACACTAATCGTGGCCCTAAAAAAATGAAATCAAATAAAACTAAAATTAAATCACCTAACAAGTCATTAAGAGAAAAAGTTAATTATTATCTAATCAATTATCGTTATGAACAAATAAAACAAGAATGTGGATCTACTATGGATCACATAAAGAAATTGATTACTTTCTTTAAAAGATTTTCTATATCATTCATTTTAAAAAGTATCGGTATAAGTAGAAGTTATTATTATCGACATTTCAAAGAAGATGATAAAGATGATAACTTAAAAAAGATGATCACTAAAATAAAGCATTTTAATCCTAATTATGGGTATCGCCGTTTAACCTTAGCTTTAAGAAATAACAACGTAGTTGTTAATCATAAAAAAGTATTAAGGATAATGAAAACATTAAATTTAACGACCAATCAATATAACAAAAAAAGAAGAAAATATAATTCTTATATTGGACAAGTTGGACATATAGCCAAAAATAGGATTCATAGAAAATTTAAAACTGATCGTCCTTATCAAAAATTAACAACTGACGTCAGTGAATTTAGATATGGTAATCAAGATATAAATCACAGGGTTTATTTATCACCAATTATGGATCTATTTTCTGATGAAATATTAAATTTTTCCATTAGCGAACATCCAAATGTCGACTTTACTATTAAGCCAATGAAAGAATTGATTAAAAAATTACCAAAATTAAGCTATAGAACCACCGTCCATAGTGATCAAGGCTTTCAGTATCAAAATAATAAATGGCAAAAATTATTAAAGAATAATCACATCTTTCAATCCATGTCCCGTAAAGGGACATGTCTAGATAATGCACAAATGGAATCATTCTTTCATATCATGAAAATAGAAATTATGAGTAATCATTATGAAACAAAGTCTTCATTAATTAAAGCGATGAAAAAATGGATTAAATATTATAATAATTATAGAATTAAAACAAAACTAGGAGGTAAAGCTCCGAAAGAATATCGGAAACTTTACCTCCTAGAAAATAAATAGTTGTTTCGATTTAAGGGTTCACATCATATAAATTTATAGATAGTTTTTTTATATATTTAAATATACTGTAATTATTAAAATTAGAATTCCAATTAATACATTAAAAATTTTGTGGTTTAGTAAAATAGCAAAAAACTCACGTAAAATTGCATTGGGGAATGCAATCAATTTAGTTTTAGAACCAATCCCTTTGATATTCAATCCAGCAATTTTTGCATATTTATTAGCACGATAAATGTGGTAATTACTTGATACAAAAATACCATGATCGATTTTAAAATTTTTACGTTCAATTATTTTTTTGGATAATTTGAAGTTAGTCATTGTATTAATGGATTGTTCTTCCGCCGTTATATCATTTTCAATTACACCATGTTTAGTTGCATATTTACACATTGCAAATCCTTCAGGAACTGTTTCATCAGGCCCTTGTCCTCCAGAAAAAATAATTAATGGGTGCTTGTTACTAGTTTCAATTTGTTTCCAATAAATATTGATTGCTTTATCAATTCTAGCGGCTAAAATGGGTCCTACTTTATCACCATGAATTAATCCGGCGCCTAGAACAATTATATAATCTTTATCTAACTTTGGTTTATAATAATTGCAAATTAATACCGAAATAGAAAATGCGATAAAAGCGCTAATTATATAGATTAAGTCAAATTCAGTAATTCTTTCGATAATAATATCAATTGGATCAGGTAATAATTTAAATATAAAATGATTCACTAATGGATAAAAAATCATTCCTAGTCCTAAAGTGAGTGTAATAATATTGGCCAACTGGTGACTTTCTCGGCGCCAAACTACTAAACCATTAATGATTAATACAATTGCATGAATAAAATAAATAGTTGCTAAAATAACAAATAATGAATCAAATATAATAAACAAAATAATATGTATGATTGGAAAGTTTATTTTCAATAGGCAGTAACCAATATTTAAAATTATCAATAAAAATATTAACAGTATAAAGCATCCATTAATTATACTAGTGTGGTTGAACTTATATGAAATCCTAAATAAACCAATTGATATTAAAAGTAACAAGATCAATCCAATAAAAATCATCTGGTTTCCCCCTTAATGCCTAACCTCATTTTAAACCATAAATATAAATAAAATAACTTTTTAAAGCTATTTATTAGTGTTACAATTTTTAAATTATATATAGGAGATGAATATTATATTGGTTTCTAAAACAGTTAACTGGAAGCAAAATTTAAATGTTTTGTGGTTTGGAAACTTTATTGCAGGGATTGGTTTTAGTTGCATCAGTCCGTTTATTGCACTTTTTATCGGTCAGTTAGGTCATTATAATGCGACTGAAACATCGATATATAGTGGAATGGCGTTTGCTGCTCCATTTATTGTTAAAATGATTGTTTCACCATTATGGGGATACTTAGCTGATAAATATGGTCGAAAGCCGATGCTTTTAAGAGCATCATTTGGAATGGCAATTGTCATTGGTTCAATGAGTTTAGTTACGAGTGCTTGGCAGTTAATCGTTTTAAGATTATTACAAGGGGTTTTCTCTGGATACATTAGTAACGCCAATGCATTAGTAGCTGCAGAAACACCTAAAAGTAAAGTTGGCCATGCATCTGGAAAACTATCAACAGGAAATGTTTCTGGAACCCTCATCGGTCCAATGATTGGTGGTTTAATTGCTGATTTATTTGGCTATCGTTATACGTTTACGATTACTGGAATTGCAATGATGATGGCTTTTTTATTGAGTGTTTTCTTTGTTCATGAAAACTTTACTCCAGTTCATCATGAAAAAGGGGAAAAGCAACCACACTTTTTGAATGGTATTCCAACTGCACAAATTTTATTTGGAATGTTTTTAACGACATTGTTTATTCAAGCAACAAATAACTCCATCTCACCAATTCTAAGTTTATATGTAAAACAATTGGATCCCAATTCAAGTAATATTGCTTTAACAGCAGGTGTTATTCAAGCATTGAATGGAGTCGCAATGATTTCGATTGCACCATTTTTTGGAAAATTAGGTGACAAAATTGGTTCACACCAAATCTTGAAATTTGGAATTCTATTTTCAATTTTTACATTCTTTTTAACGACCTTTGCACAAAATATTTGGCAATTAGGGGCATTAAGATTCTTAGTTGGAATTTCGGATGCGGCACTGTTACCAACCGTTCAAGCAATGTTGGCTAAATATAGTCCAAAAGAAAGAATCAGTCAGGTTTTTAGTTGGAATCAGAGCTTTCAAGCAGCGGGAAATGTTTCGGGTCCAATGATTGGATCAGCAGTAGTCTTAATCGGTGGTTATCGTGGTGTTTTTATTGCTACCACTATTTTGGCCGCTATTAATTTATTATTAGTTAGAAAAAATTTAAAATCAACTAAATAAGATGCAAATTAATAATTTGAGGTGATTATATTGAATCCAGTAGATGTTCAAAAAACTTTAAATAATCTTAAAAGAACCCGTTCTCATATGATGAATGCCTTTGATAGTAAAAATGAAAAAAGTAACGTTATTTCGGATATTGATAATTTAACTAATTATTTAAAATCTAATGACCATGAGATTGATTCAAATTATGTGAATCATAAATTAAAAATCATTAAGGGAGAGATTAATTGTTCGATGCATTGTTTTACCAATGCATTAAATTCCTTAAATTAGCACTCATTGTTGAGTGTTTTTATTTTACATAATTTAAAATAGCTAATACAATTCTAAACTAGTTAATAAATTCGAGGGAGTGTTTTATAAATGTCTTTATTATTATCTAAAGCTAACATTGGTGGACTGGATTTGAAAAATCGCGTTGCGATGTCGCCAATGTGTATGTATGAAGTCAAAAATGAAGATGGTATTTTAACCCCATTTCATTTTGCTCATTATGGGATGCGTGCAATTGGTCAAGTTGGCTTAATTATTACCGAATCAACTGCGGTTGATCCTGAAGGTCGTATTACTAAAAATGATTTAGGTTTATGGAATGATGAACAAGCTAATAAATTTAAAGAACTAGTGGATTCTATTCACTATTTAGGTAGTAAAATAGGGGTTCAATTAAATCATGCTGGTCGTAAAGCTAGTGATGCAAAACATCCAGTTGCACCTAGTTCATTTGATTTTAGTGACAATTATCGGATTCCTGAAGAATTAGAAGTTTCACAAATTCATCAAATTGTTAAAAAGTTTGGTCAAGCTGCTAAACGAGCTAATGATGCTGGTGTTGATATGGTCGAAATTCATGGAGCTCATGGCTATTTATTACATCAATTTTTATCTGCGGTTGCTAATAAACGTAATGATGAATATGGGGGTAGTTTAGAAAATCGCTACCGGATTGTACAAGAAGTTATTGATGCTGTTAAAGATAATTATGAAGGACCAGTTTGGATTAGACTATCACTGAGTGATTATGATACTACTGGAACACAAAATACAATGTCAGAATGGCAACAAGTTAGTCGTTGGTTGGAGGCTGATGGCATTAATTTGATTGATGTATCAACTGGTGGATTAACTGATGATGCACCGGATTTCCCCGTTCATGATGGTTATCAAACTAAATTTGCTAGTCAAATTAAACAAGCAGTTAAAATTCCAGTTTCCACAGTTGGATTATTGGATAATCCAGGACTATGTGAATACATTTTGCAAAATAATCAAGCAGATTTAATTATGGAAGGGCGAGCTCTTCTAAGAAATACTAATTGGTTAGCTGATGCTGCAAATGATTTACATGATCATGATTTTAAAGTTTTTAATGACTCTTATAAGCGTGGACAAAAATAAATAAAAGGCACTAGTGATTCAGCTAGTGTCTTTTATTTGTTTAGATATTTTTATATAATTAAAATATAGAGGGTGAAAACTAAATGAATTTAACGGACGAACAAATCAAAATTTATCAAGCGAAGATTAAGGGCGCATGGTATATTAAAAAATTTGCAAAAAATTATAATTATGATTTGAGGAAACCAGAGGATAAAGTAAAAATGTATCAAAGCTTAGACCCTAAGCAAATTAAATTATATTTTGACGATTTAATGGATAATTACGATCATGAATTCATGACCAAATTGTCTAAGATGAGTAATGATGAATTACTTAAAAAATTTCAAGCATTGCAATTTGACAACTATGTTGATATTTAAAAATCTTCACACCATTTTAATAGTGTGAAGATTTATTTTATTTGTTCAATTGACTAGCCATTTTGTTACTTAACTTGTTGTCTTTAAATGTTAAATTATAAGCATTTCCATTTTTATCGGTCTGATAGGTTAAGAATTGAACACCATCTGAAATTTCTTCGGCTAAAGGACTTCCTAATTCATTAATTACATCTTTATAATTACTATTCTTGCTTAGTTTAATAATTTGTTGCTTTTTGACGATTTTAGATGAAGTATTTTGTTGATAACCTTTACTTAAAATCTTGTCTTTATAAACAATAGCGAAAATATATTTAATTTTAGCATCATTACCTAATTGCCAAGTATATTCTTTTGCAGTTTGGTTATTAGTTAATTTAGTATCTGACGTACGTATTGGTTTACCCAAAGATTTCATTACTTTAGCTTTAGAATCTCCACCCTTTAATTGATTGCTAGTTACTTTAATGCCATTATATTTTTGCAAAGAAATACCACTAGTATCAAAAGCACTAGCTAATGATGGAACATTTAAAGGCTTTTTGTTTTCACTCGTTTGTTGTTTTTTACCACAAGCACTTAAAATTAATAAGCAAGTAAATGCAGTAAGCATAATCTTAATAACTTTTTTCATAAATAATATCTCCTATATATTCATTATCTTAATTATAATAAAAAATAT
Proteins encoded:
- a CDS encoding NADH:flavin oxidoreductase/NADH oxidase; this encodes MSLLLSKANIGGLDLKNRVAMSPMCMYEVKNEDGILTPFHFAHYGMRAIGQVGLIITESTAVDPEGRITKNDLGLWNDEQANKFKELVDSIHYLGSKIGVQLNHAGRKASDAKHPVAPSSFDFSDNYRIPEELEVSQIHQIVKKFGQAAKRANDAGVDMVEIHGAHGYLLHQFLSAVANKRNDEYGGSLENRYRIVQEVIDAVKDNYEGPVWIRLSLSDYDTTGTQNTMSEWQQVSRWLEADGINLIDVSTGGLTDDAPDFPVHDGYQTKFASQIKQAVKIPVSTVGLLDNPGLCEYILQNNQADLIMEGRALLRNTNWLADAANDLHDHDFKVFNDSYKRGQK
- a CDS encoding DUF3862 domain-containing protein, whose amino-acid sequence is MKKVIKIMLTAFTCLLILSACGKKQQTSENKKPLNVPSLASAFDTSGISLQKYNGIKVTSNQLKGGDSKAKVMKSLGKPIRTSDTKLTNNQTAKEYTWQLGNDAKIKYIFAIVYKDKILSKGYQQNTSSKIVKKQQIIKLSKNSNYKDVINELGSPLAEEISDGVQFLTYQTDKNGNAYNLTFKDNKLSNKMASQLNK